The DNA sequence ACCCAGCGCCCGCGGTCGGCGAAGGCGATCCGGCTGGCCTCGATGTAGCGGTGCAGGTACTGGGCCTTACTGGCCTTCGACAGGTCCGTGTTCTCCAGGATGTTCAGCGCCTCGCCGACGGTCGTGCCGCCGGAGGAGGAGGGCGCCATGGAGTAGACGCCGAGTCCGCGGTACGAGGTCCTGGTGGGCGCCTGCGACTTGGTGCGGTAGGTGGCCAGGTCCTTGGCGGTGAGGTCGCCGGGGCGGGCCTTCCAGCCGGAGCCCGGGTCCACGGGCGGGCGGTTGACCGTGTCGACGATGTCCTCGGCGATGTCGCCCCGGTAGAGCGCGCCGACGCCCCTCTTCGCCAACTCCGCGTAGGTGCGGGCGAGATCGGGGTTCTTGAAGGTGGAACCGACGACCGGGAGTGCGCCGTTCGGCAGGAACAGCTCGGCGGTGTCCGGGAAGTATCGGAACCGGGTCTCGTTCGCGGCGGTCTGCGAGCGGAAGGTGTCGTCGACGGTGAAGCCGTCCCGGGCCAGCCGCTCGGCGGGCTTCAGCACGGTGGCGAGCCGTTTGCTGCCCCACTTGTCGAGCGCCTTCTGCCAGGTGGCGGGCGTGCCCGGGGTGCCGACGCTCAGGCCGCTGGTGACGGCCTCGGCGAAGGGGATGGCCTTGCCGTTCTCCACGAACAGGTCGGAGTCCGCGCTCAGCGGCGCGGTCTCGCGGCCGTCGATGGTGCGCACCGTACGGGACTTGGCGTCGTAGTAGACGAAGTAGCCGCCCCCGCCGACGCCGGCGGAGTAGGGCTCGGTGACGCCGAGCGCGGCGGCGGTGGCCACGGCGGCGTCGACGGCGTTGCCGCCCTTGCGCAGCACCTCGACGCCGGCCGCGGAGGCGTCCGGGTCGACGCTCGACACGGCGCCGCCGTAGCCGACCGCCACGGGGACCTTCTCGGGGCTGCTGTGCGCGGCAGGGGGCGCTGCCGCACCCACCGACAGCACGGCGGCCGAGACCGCCAGGACCGACAGTTTCCGCGCGACAGGGCGACGCATCCGCACCTCCAGGCAGGGGCTGTTGGCGCAGCCTAATCGATCGCCATGCCCCCGTCAGGAGCGCGTGGCCCCGTGTGTCGAACAACGGTTTGCGTTGGCCCGCTACCATGCGCGCCCATGAATGACGACGTGCGCAACATCGTTCTGGGCGTGGTCGCGGCGGCCATCAGTGCCGCCCTCGGCTGGCTTGCCCGTACGTACCTGTGGAAGCGGAAACTACGCCGCAAGCAGGCGTTCTTCGGGCTGCCCGACAATGCCGAGTCCCTGCTGGTGGTGAACCGCGGGGCCGGCGGACCCGAGCTCACGGTGATGCGATACGACGTCTTCGCGCTGCTCGAACTCGCGGCGCTGATCAAGGACTGCCACGCCCACGCCCAGATCATCCCGCACGACGCGGCACGCCAGGGTTTCGGGGAGCGCACCGAGTTCTGCGTCGGCGGCCCGTCGTCGAACCGCCGCATGACGGCACACCTGGCCTCCCTGCTGCCCGGGGTGCGGGTGAACGTCGACGCCGAGCCAG is a window from the Streptomyces sp. NBC_00299 genome containing:
- the ggt gene encoding gamma-glutamyltransferase, whose protein sequence is MRRPVARKLSVLAVSAAVLSVGAAAPPAAHSSPEKVPVAVGYGGAVSSVDPDASAAGVEVLRKGGNAVDAAVATAAALGVTEPYSAGVGGGGYFVYYDAKSRTVRTIDGRETAPLSADSDLFVENGKAIPFAEAVTSGLSVGTPGTPATWQKALDKWGSKRLATVLKPAERLARDGFTVDDTFRSQTAANETRFRYFPDTAELFLPNGALPVVGSTFKNPDLARTYAELAKRGVGALYRGDIAEDIVDTVNRPPVDPGSGWKARPGDLTAKDLATYRTKSQAPTRTSYRGLGVYSMAPSSSGGTTVGEALNILENTDLSKASKAQYLHRYIEASRIAFADRGRWVGDPAFEDVPTKDLLSQRYADSRECLIKDDAVLTSPVAPGDPRNPAACGAGGTAAPTTYEGDSTTHLTVADKWGNVVSYTLTIEQTGGSGITVPGRGFILNNELTDFSFTPANPAVHDPNLPGPGKRPRSSMSPTIVLDRHDKPVVALGSPGGATIITTVLQTLTGFLDRGLPLVDAIAAPRASQRNAAQTELEPGLDSESKARLEAIGHSFKANPEIGAATAVQRLPNGKWLAAAETVRRGGGSAMVVRPAS